A window from Sceloporus undulatus isolate JIND9_A2432 ecotype Alabama chromosome 8, SceUnd_v1.1, whole genome shotgun sequence encodes these proteins:
- the SALL1 gene encoding LOW QUALITY PROTEIN: sal-like protein 1 (The sequence of the model RefSeq protein was modified relative to this genomic sequence to represent the inferred CDS: deleted 2 bases in 2 codons), which translates to MLLLMGNICNIDTFLSLKIAFFSPRNQFASAQLLIFLFSLPTPCLHVSGDTQKGQTNRTTKTKDAHVCGRCCAEFFELSDLLQHKKNCTKNQLVLIVNENPVSASEAFPPSSPTDNPDEQRNDTVNNVDQVDRSDLLEHNNKPDKEESMEVEASSSSKSMSGSSQNVSNGIASSNGSTMGTSAVTTSLPQPGDLTTLGNFSMINSNVIIENLQSTKVAVAQFSQEARCNGASASKLAVPALMEQLLALQQQQIHQLQLIEQIRHQILLLASQNADLPASPSPSQSTLRTSANPLSTLSSHLSQQLAAAAGLAQSLASQSASISGMKQLPPIQLPQSNPGNTIIPSSSGSPPNINLSAAAVETPSSNKVATSTGGPQLSNPPVTASSSPAFAISSLLSPVSNPLLPQPTPSNSVFPNPLSNVGTPAEDLNSLAALAQQRKPKPPNLTTFEAKSTSDEAFFKHKCRFCAKVFGSDSALQIHLRSHTGERPFKCNICGNRFSTKGNLKVHFQRHKEKYPHIQMNPYPVPEHLDNIPTSTGIPYGMSIPPEKPVTSWLDSKPVLSTLTTSVGLPLPPTIPSLTPFIKTEEPHPIPITHPSLSPPCSVKSDSGSIDPVGKNSNGHLTEGEVGVLQSSNSKPEESTQTSSASASLNSSATSPTADLGPTNVVTFSNPLMPLMSEQFKAKFPFGGLLDATPGSETSKLQQLVENIDKKATDPNECVICHRILSCQSALKMHYRTHTGERPFKCKICGRAFTTKGNLKTHYSVHRAMPPLRVQHSCPICQKKFTNAVVLQQHIRMHMGGQIPNTPVTENYPESMESDTGSFDEKNFDDLDNFSDENMEDCPDSSVPDTPKSVDASQDSLSSSPLPPEMSSIAALENQMKMINAGLAEQLQASLKSVENGSVEGDVMTNDSSSVGGDIESQSAGSPAISESTSSMQALSPSNSMTDYHKSPSAEEKQPRTLSSDFANGWPLALSNGGALDLTSSNPEKMIKEESLSMLFPFRDRGKLKNTACDICGKTFACQSALDIHYRSHTKERPFICTVCNRGFSTKGNLKQHMLTHQMRDLPSQLFEPSSNLGPNQNSLSAMPANSLPSLIKTEVNGFVHSSPQDSKETSPILLPSGPLTPSATSPVLLPSLPRRTPKQHYCNTCGKTFSSSSALQIHERTHTGEKPFACTICGRAFTTKGNLKVHMGTHMWNSTPARRGRRLSVDGPMTFLGSNPVKFPDMFPKDLAVRSGNGDPSSFWNQYAAAFSNGLAMKTNEISVIQNGGIPPIPGSMGNGSSSPISGLTGSMEKLQNSEPNAPLAGLEKMASNENGTHFRFTRFVEDGKEIVTN; encoded by the exons ATGCTCTTATTAATGGGAAATATTTGTAATATTGATACATTC CTGAGTCTTAAGATTGCCTTCTTCTCTCCTAGAAACCAGTTTGCTTCTGCTCAGTTGctcatctttctc ttttctcttcccaccCCTTGCCTTCATGTTTCAGGAGACACACAGAAGGGTCAAACAAATCGAACCACCAAGACGAAGGATGCCCATGTCTGTGGCAGATGCTGTGCCGAGTTCTTTGAACTATCGGATCTCCTGCAACACAAGAAGAACTGTACTAAAAATCAATTAGTTTTAATTGTGAatgaaaatcctgtttctgcttCTGAAGCCTTCCCTCCTAGCTCCCCtactgataatcctgatgagcaGAGGAATGACACAGTTAATAACGTGGATCAAGTAGACCGCAGCGACCTTTTGGAGCATAACAACAAACCTGACAAGGAAGAATCCATGGAAGTGGAGGCTTCCAGCAGTAGCAAGAGTATGAGTGGTAGTTCTCAGAATGTCAGCAATGGTATTGCAAGCAGTAACGGCTCCACAATGGGTACCTCAGCTGTAACAACCTCTCTACCTCAACCAGGGGATTTGACAACACTGGGCAACTTCTCCATGATAAATAGCAACGTCATCATTGAAAACCTGCAGAGCACGAAAGTGGCGGTCGCTCAGTTCTCCCAGGAAGCCCGGTGCAATGGTGCCTCAGCGAGCAAGCTGGCTGTCCCTGCCCTCATGGAGCAACTGTTGGCTTTGCAACAGCAACAAATCCACCAGTTGCAATTGATTGAACAAATTCGTCACCAAATATTATTGCTGGCTTCCCAGAATGCAGACCTGCCAGCATCTCCGAGCCCCTCTCAGAGTACATTACGAACATCTGCCAACCCTTTGTCCACATTAAGTTCCCATTTATCTCAGCAGCTGGCTGCAGCGGCTGGATTGGCACAAAGCCTAGCTAGCCAGTCTGCCAGCATCAGTGGCATGAAGCAACTACCCCCTATTCAGCTACCTCAGAGCAATCCTGGCAACACTATTATTCCATCCAGTAGTGGCTCACCTCCAAATATTAACCTGTCCGCAGCAGCAGTTGAAACACCGTCCTCCAACAAAGTGGCTACAAGCACTGGTGGCCCGCAGCTCAGCAATCCACCGGTGACCGCATCATCATCACCAGCTTTTGCAATAAGCAGTTTATTAAGCCCTGTATCAAACCCTCTTCTACCTCAACCCACTCCTAGCAACTCTGTGTTCCCTAATCCTTTGTCCAATGTTGGAACGCCTGCAGAGGACTTAAATTCACTGGCTGCTTTGGCCCAGCAGAGAAAACCTAAGCCACCCAACCTAACCACCTTTGAAGCAAAAAGTACTTCCGATGAAGCGTTCTTTAAGCATAAATGCAGGTTCTGTGCAAAAGTGTTTGGGAGCGACAGTGCCTTGCAGATCCATTTACGTTCTCACACTGGGGAGAGGCCATTCAAATGCAACATCTGTGGAAACCGGTTTTCCACCAAGGGGAATTTGAAAGTCCACTTCCAGCGTCATAAAGAAAAATACCCTCACATTCAAATGAACCCGTATCCAGTGCCGGAACATTTGGACAACATTCCCACAAGTACAGGTATTCCCTATGGAATGTCAATACCACCGGAAAAACCTGTAACAAGTTGGCTGGACAGCAAGCCAGTATTATCAACACTGACAACATCGGTTGGCCTACCACTTCCACCCACAATTCCAAGCTTGACTCCTTTTATCAAAACAGAGGAGCCTCACCCTATTCCCATCACTCATCCTTCATTAAGTCCCCCTTGTTCTGTCAAAAGTGACTCTGGCTCCATTGATCCTGTTGGGAAAAACTCAAACGGGCATCTAACTGAAGGGGAGGTGGGTGTTCTGCAATCCTCCAACAGCAAACCAGAAGAAAGCACTCAGACGTCCAGTGCCTCTGCTAGCCTGAACAGTTCTGCAACCTCACCAACAGCAGATTTGGGTCCCACCAATGTGGTCACATTCTCAAATCCACTGATGCCTCTCATGTCAGAGCAGTTTAAAGCCAAGTTTCCATTTGGAGGACTGCTGGATGCCACGCCAGGCTCTGAGACCTCCAAACTTCAGCAGCTAGTAGAAAACATTGACAAAAAGGCAACTGATCCTAATGAGTGTGTCATTTGCCACCGAATTCTTAGCTGCCAGAGTGCTTTGAAAATGCACTACCGCACCCATACTGGCGAAAGGCCATTTAAGTGCAAAATCTGTGGCCGCGCCTTCACAACAAAAGGAAATCTAAAGACCCATTACAGTGTCCACCGTGCCATGCCCCCATTGAGAGTGCAACATTCCTGCCCAATTTGCCAGAAAAAGTTCACCAATGCAGTTGTGCTACAGCAGCACATCAGAATGCACATGGGAGGCCAGATACCTAACACACCTGTGACAGAAAACTATCCTGAGTCAATGGAATCTGATACAGGGTCTTTTGATGAGAAGAACTTTGATGATCTGGATAATTTCTCTGATGAGAACATGGAAGACTGTCCTGACAGTAGCGTGCCAGATACGCCTAAATCTGTTGACGCATCTCAGGATAGTTTATCTTCTTCACCATTGCCACCAGAAATGTCAAGTATTGCTGCTTTAGAAAATCAGATGAAGATGATCAATGCAGGTCTTGCTGAACAGCTTCAAGCAAGTTTAAAGTCTGTGGAGAATGGTTCAGTGGAAGGGGATGTCATGACGAATGATTCGTCATCTGTTGGTGGTGATATAGAAAGCCAAAGTGCTGGAAGTCCTGCTATCTCAGAGTCTACCTCTTCCATGCAGGCCTTGTCCCCATCCAACAGCATGACCGATTACCACAAATCACCAAGCGCTGAAGAGAAACAACCCAGAACTTTATCAAGTGACTTTGCCAATGGTTGGCCCTTGGCCCTTTCCAACGGTGGCGCTTTGGACTTGACATCAAGCAACCCAGAGAAAATGATCAAGGAAGAGTCTTTGAGCATGCTATTTCCTTTCCGAGACAGAGGCAAACTTAAAAATACAGCATGCGACATATGTGGCAAAACGTTTGCTTGTCAGAGTGCCTTGGACATTCATTACAGAAGTCATACCAAAGAGAGACCATTTATTTGCACAGTCTGCAATCGTGGCTTTTCCACAAAGGGTAATTTGAAGCAGCATATGTTGACACATCAAATGCGAGATCTACCATCACAGCTATTTGAACCCAGTTCAAATCTTGGCCCCAATCAGAACTCTTTGTCGGCAATGCCTGCTAACTCGCTCCCATCTCTTATAAAGACTGAGGTCAATGGTTTTGTTCACAGCTCTCCTCAGGACAGCAAAGAGACATCTCCTATCTTGCTTCCTTCAGGGCCTTTGACACCTTCAGCTACATCACCAGTCTTGCTTCCATCTCTACCCAGGAGAACGCCGAAGCAGCACTACTGCAACACATGTGGGAAAACCTTTTCATCCTCTAGTGCTTTGCAAATCCACGAAAGAAcacatacaggagagaagccttttGCCTGCACTATATGTGGAAGAGCTTTCACCACAAAAGGCAACCTTAAG GTTCACATGGGGACTCATATGTGGAACAGCACACCTGCCAGGCGAGGCAGACGGCTTTCTGTGGATGGTCCTATGACTTTTCTTGGAAGCAATCCTGTAAAATTTCCAGACATGTTTCCAAAGGATTTGGCTGTGAGGTCAGGAAATGGAGACCCATCTAGCTTCTGGAATCAGTATGCAGCTGCGTTCTCCAATGGCTTGGCAATGAAGACAAATGAGATCTCCGTcattcaaaatggtggcatcccTCCAATTCCTGGAAGCATGGGCAATGGCAGCAGTTCTCCTATTAGCGGCCTGACAGGCAGCATGGAGAAGCTCCAGAATTCAGAACCTAATGCACCTCTAGCTGGTCTGGAGAAAATGGCAAGCAATGAAAATGGGACTCATTTCCGTTTCACACGCTTTGTGGAAGACGGCAAAGAGATTGTAACAAATTAG